In Pantoea cypripedii, the following proteins share a genomic window:
- a CDS encoding helicase HerA-like C-terminal domain-containing protein — translation MTSPLLIAQTPEVKLHLLPQMANRHGLITGATGTGKTVTLQKLAESFSSIGVPVFMADVKGDLTGVAAEGEGSEKLLARLAKIGVTDWQAQRNPVMLWDIFGEKGHPVRATVSDLGPLLLARLLNLNEVQSGVLQIIFRIADDQGLLLLDFKDLRAMTQYIGDNAKSFQTQYGNINSASVGAIQRGLLALEQQGAEHFFGEPMLDIRDWMRCDDQGNGFINILSAEKLYQMPKLYATSLLWLLAELYEQLPEAGDLDKPKMVFFFDEAHLLFNDAPAVLLEKVEQVIRLIRSKGVGVYFVTQNPGDIPDSVLGQLGNRVQHALRAFIPKDQKAVKTAAETMRANPAFNTVDAIQALGTGEALISFLDEKGSPSIVERAMVIAPGSRMGPVSSDERNGLINHSPLYGKYDTEIDRESAFEMLQKGFQAATEQSNAPEAKGNSVSVDDGILGGLKDILFGSTGPRGGKRDGVVQTMAKSATRQITNQIIRGVLGSLMGGRRR, via the coding sequence ATGACCAGCCCGCTGCTGATTGCACAAACCCCGGAAGTGAAACTCCATCTGTTACCGCAGATGGCCAACCGCCACGGCCTGATTACCGGTGCAACCGGTACCGGTAAAACGGTCACGCTGCAAAAGCTGGCGGAGTCGTTCTCCTCGATTGGCGTACCGGTCTTTATGGCCGATGTGAAAGGCGATCTGACGGGCGTGGCCGCTGAGGGCGAAGGCTCAGAAAAGCTGCTGGCGCGTCTGGCGAAGATCGGGGTTACCGACTGGCAGGCACAACGTAATCCGGTGATGCTGTGGGATATCTTTGGCGAGAAAGGCCACCCGGTACGCGCGACGGTGTCCGATCTCGGCCCGCTGCTGCTGGCGCGTTTGCTTAACCTCAATGAGGTGCAAAGTGGCGTGCTGCAAATCATCTTTCGCATTGCCGACGATCAGGGCTTGTTGCTGCTGGATTTCAAAGACCTGCGCGCCATGACGCAATATATTGGCGACAACGCCAAATCCTTCCAGACGCAATACGGCAACATCAACAGCGCATCGGTCGGTGCCATCCAGCGCGGTCTGCTGGCGCTGGAACAGCAAGGTGCGGAACATTTCTTTGGCGAACCGATGCTGGATATCCGCGACTGGATGCGCTGCGACGACCAGGGCAACGGCTTTATCAACATTCTCTCCGCTGAAAAGCTCTATCAGATGCCCAAACTTTACGCGACCAGCCTGCTGTGGCTGCTGGCGGAGTTGTATGAACAATTGCCGGAAGCGGGCGATCTCGATAAACCGAAAATGGTGTTCTTCTTCGATGAAGCCCATCTGCTATTTAATGACGCGCCTGCGGTGCTGCTGGAAAAAGTGGAACAGGTGATTCGCCTGATCCGCTCCAAAGGCGTCGGCGTCTATTTTGTCACGCAGAACCCTGGCGATATTCCTGACAGCGTGTTGGGCCAGCTGGGGAACCGGGTACAGCATGCGTTACGCGCGTTCATCCCTAAAGATCAGAAAGCGGTGAAAACCGCCGCCGAAACCATGCGCGCCAATCCGGCGTTTAATACCGTCGACGCTATTCAGGCGCTCGGCACCGGCGAAGCGCTGATCTCTTTCCTGGATGAAAAAGGCAGCCCGTCGATAGTCGAACGTGCGATGGTGATTGCACCGGGTTCGCGTATGGGTCCGGTCAGCAGCGATGAACGTAACGGGCTGATCAACCATTCACCGCTGTATGGCAAATACGATACTGAAATCGATCGCGAGTCGGCTTTTGAAATGCTGCAAAAAGGCTTTCAGGCCGCCACTGAGCAAAGCAATGCACCAGAGGCCAAAGGGAATAGTGTATCGGTCGATGATGGCATCCTCGGCGGTCTCAAAGATATCCTGTTTGGCAGCACCGGCCCACGGGGCGGCAAACGTGATGGCGTGGTACAAACCATGGCGAAAAGCGCCACACGGCAAATTACCAATCAAATTATTCGCGGCGTGCTTGGCAGCCTGATGGGAGGTCGTCGTCGTTAG
- the lptF gene encoding LPS export ABC transporter permease LptF produces MIIIRYLVRETLKSQLAILFILLLIFFCQKLVRILGAAVDGEIPTNLVLTLLGLGVPEMAQLILPLSLFLAILMTLGRLYTESEITVMHACGLGKSVLVKAAMILMLLTSIVATINVVWLGPWSSRYQDEVTQNAKANPGAAALAAGQFQTSSDGNAVLFVEDVKGNQFGNVFLAQLRPKGNARPSVVLADSGHMQQRPDGSQVVTLDKGTRFEGTAMLRDFRITDFVNYQAVVGYKEVVLDPNDSSQADMLTLWHSKDPSFNAEFNWRLTLVFAVLVMALMVVPLSVVNPRQGRVLSMLPAMLLYLIFFLLQSSLRSNAAKGKFDPAIWMWVVNFAYLALAIGLNLWDTVPMRRIRARFSRGGSV; encoded by the coding sequence GTGATCATCATTAGATATCTGGTTCGGGAAACGCTCAAAAGCCAGCTGGCTATCCTGTTCATCCTGCTACTGATCTTCTTTTGTCAGAAGTTAGTGAGGATTCTGGGTGCCGCGGTGGATGGCGAAATCCCGACAAACCTGGTTCTGACATTGTTAGGACTTGGCGTGCCTGAAATGGCACAACTAATCCTGCCCCTAAGCCTGTTTCTGGCGATTTTAATGACCCTTGGGCGGCTGTACACCGAAAGTGAAATCACGGTGATGCATGCCTGCGGCCTGGGTAAAAGCGTGCTGGTGAAAGCAGCTATGATCCTGATGCTGCTCACTTCCATCGTGGCAACCATCAACGTGGTATGGCTGGGTCCCTGGTCCTCGCGTTATCAGGATGAGGTGACGCAGAACGCGAAAGCCAACCCTGGTGCGGCGGCGCTGGCGGCAGGTCAATTCCAGACCTCCAGCGACGGCAATGCGGTGTTGTTCGTTGAAGACGTGAAGGGCAATCAGTTCGGCAACGTCTTCCTCGCGCAGCTGCGTCCGAAGGGCAATGCGCGTCCTTCCGTGGTGCTGGCCGACAGCGGCCATATGCAGCAACGTCCGGATGGCTCGCAGGTGGTGACGCTGGATAAAGGCACCCGCTTTGAAGGCACCGCGATGCTGCGGGATTTCCGCATTACCGACTTCGTCAATTATCAGGCGGTAGTGGGTTACAAAGAGGTGGTGCTGGATCCCAATGATTCCAGCCAGGCCGATATGCTCACGCTGTGGCACAGCAAAGATCCTTCGTTTAACGCCGAGTTTAACTGGCGTCTGACGCTGGTGTTTGCGGTGCTGGTGATGGCGTTGATGGTGGTGCCGCTTAGCGTGGTGAACCCGCGCCAGGGCCGAGTGCTGTCGATGCTGCCCGCTATGCTGCTGTATCTGATCTTCTTCCTGCTACAAAGCTCGCTGCGGTCGAATGCGGCAAAAGGCAAGTTCGATCCGGCGATTTGGATGTGGGTGGTTAACTTCGCGTATCTGGCGCTGGCGATCGGCCTGAACCTGTGGGATACGGTGCCGATGCGCCGCATCCGCGCCCGTTTTAGCCGTGGAGGGTCAGTGTGA
- the lptG gene encoding LPS export ABC transporter permease LptG, producing the protein MFKVLDRYIGKTIFNTIMMTLFMLVSLSGIIKFVDQLRKTGQGVYTALDAGYYTLLSVPKDIEIFFPMAALLGALLGLGTLAQRSELVVMQASGFTRMQVALAVMKTAIPLVLLTMAIGEFVAPQGEQMARNYRAQQLYGGALVSTQNGLWAKDGRSFIYIERIKGDNQIDGVSIYNFNDQRRLLSVRYAATATWDNAKKLWVLSQVDESDLTDPKQITGSQSLSGEWKTNLTPDKLGVVALDPDALSIRGLYNYSKYLKQSGQEAGRYQLNMWSKIFQPLSVAVMMLMALSFIFGPLRSVSMGVRVVTGISFGFLFYVLDQIFGPLSLVYGIPPILGAILPSGAFLLISLFLLFKRR; encoded by the coding sequence ATGTTTAAGGTACTTGACCGCTATATCGGCAAAACCATCTTTAACACCATCATGATGACGCTGTTCATGCTGGTGTCACTGTCGGGCATCATCAAGTTTGTTGATCAGCTGCGTAAAACCGGGCAGGGCGTGTACACCGCGCTGGATGCCGGTTACTACACCCTGCTCAGCGTGCCGAAAGATATCGAGATTTTCTTCCCGATGGCAGCACTGCTCGGCGCGTTACTGGGTCTCGGAACCCTGGCGCAGCGTAGTGAGCTGGTGGTGATGCAGGCATCGGGTTTTACCCGCATGCAGGTGGCACTGGCGGTGATGAAAACGGCGATTCCGCTGGTGTTGCTGACCATGGCGATTGGTGAGTTTGTTGCGCCGCAGGGCGAACAGATGGCGCGTAACTACCGGGCCCAGCAGTTGTATGGTGGGGCGCTGGTCTCGACGCAAAATGGTCTGTGGGCGAAAGATGGTCGCAGCTTCATCTATATCGAACGCATCAAAGGCGATAACCAGATTGATGGTGTCAGCATCTACAACTTCAACGATCAACGTCGTCTGCTGAGCGTACGCTATGCGGCGACCGCCACCTGGGATAACGCGAAGAAGCTCTGGGTGCTGTCGCAGGTCGATGAGTCCGACCTGACAGATCCGAAGCAAATTACCGGTTCGCAGAGCCTGAGCGGTGAATGGAAAACCAACCTGACGCCAGATAAGCTGGGTGTGGTGGCGCTGGATCCGGATGCGCTGTCGATTCGCGGCCTCTACAACTACAGCAAATACCTCAAGCAAAGCGGGCAGGAAGCCGGTCGTTATCAGCTGAATATGTGGAGTAAAATCTTCCAGCCACTTTCCGTGGCGGTGATGATGCTGATGGCGCTGTCGTTTATCTTCGGCCCGTTACGTAGTGTGTCGATGGGGGTGCGCGTGGTAACGGGTATCAGCTTCGGCTTCCTGTTCTACGTGCTGGACCAGATTTTTGGCCCATTAAGCCTGGTGTATGGTATCCCGCCGATTCTCGGCGCGATTCTGCCGAGCGGCGCGTTCCTGCTAATCAGCCTGTTCCTGCTGTTTAAACGGCGCTGA
- a CDS encoding DUF445 domain-containing protein yields the protein MDKHQQLKRSKRLALSLLLIAAAIFVITLFLPPNFWVSGVKAIAEAAMVGALADWFAVVALFRRVPVPFISRHTAIIPRNKDRIGENLGRFVQEKFLDTDSLLALIRRHDPSQMLAQWLNAPGNADRIGRHLLQVMRGFLDLTDDARIQQFLRRAVHRALDKVDLTQSSALLLESLTKNNRHQELLDAAVQQLLRLLHKPGTREFIATQIVRWLKREHPIKAKMLPTEWLGEHSADLVANAVDSILDEVALDQGHEFRLGFNRAVERLITKLKNDPDMAERADVIKSWLKEDESLNRYIGELWQDLRGWLKEDLSSDNSRVQERVRLAALWLGETLAADQALRTSMNQHLEDAARSVAPEFAQFLTRHISDTVKSWDAREMSQQIELNIGRDLQFIRINGTLVGGSIGLVLYLLSQLPMLIEHLSRSP from the coding sequence ATGGATAAACATCAACAGCTCAAACGGAGCAAGCGTCTGGCATTGTCGTTGTTACTGATTGCCGCAGCGATTTTTGTCATCACCTTGTTTCTACCGCCCAACTTCTGGGTGAGCGGCGTGAAGGCGATTGCGGAAGCGGCGATGGTGGGCGCACTGGCTGACTGGTTTGCGGTGGTCGCGCTATTCCGCCGCGTACCGGTGCCGTTTATTTCGCGCCATACCGCGATCATCCCCCGCAATAAGGACCGCATCGGCGAAAACCTTGGGCGTTTTGTGCAGGAAAAATTCCTCGATACCGATTCGCTGCTGGCGCTGATTCGGCGTCATGATCCGTCCCAAATGCTGGCGCAGTGGCTGAATGCGCCGGGTAACGCCGATCGCATTGGCCGCCATCTGTTGCAGGTGATGCGCGGCTTTCTCGATCTTACTGACGATGCCCGTATTCAGCAGTTTCTGCGCCGGGCGGTGCATCGCGCCCTCGACAAAGTGGATCTCACGCAATCCAGCGCGCTGCTGCTGGAGAGCCTGACCAAAAACAATCGTCATCAGGAACTGCTGGATGCTGCGGTACAACAACTGCTGCGCCTGCTGCATAAACCGGGCACTCGGGAATTTATCGCCACGCAAATTGTTCGCTGGCTGAAACGTGAGCATCCGATTAAAGCCAAAATGCTGCCGACTGAGTGGCTCGGTGAGCACAGCGCCGATTTGGTGGCCAACGCGGTGGATTCGATTCTGGATGAAGTGGCGCTCGATCAGGGGCACGAATTTCGCCTTGGTTTTAACCGCGCGGTGGAACGGTTGATTACAAAGCTGAAAAACGATCCGGACATGGCGGAGCGTGCCGATGTCATCAAAAGCTGGTTAAAGGAAGATGAGTCGCTGAACCGTTATATCGGTGAATTGTGGCAGGATTTGCGTGGCTGGCTGAAGGAAGATCTGAGTAGCGATAACTCACGCGTGCAGGAACGGGTCCGGCTGGCGGCGTTGTGGCTGGGGGAAACGCTGGCAGCCGATCAGGCGCTGCGTACCTCAATGAATCAGCATCTGGAAGATGCCGCGCGCAGCGTGGCACCGGAGTTTGCACAGTTTCTGACGCGCCATATCAGCGATACGGTAAAAAGCTGGGATGCCCGTGAGATGTCGCAGCAGATTGAGTTGAATATTGGCCGGGATTTGCAGTTTATCCGCATCAACGGCACGCTGGTGGGCGGTTCGATTGGGCTGGTGTTGTACCTGCTATCGCAGCTTCCAATGTTGATTGAGCATTTAAGCCGTTCCCCGTAA
- a CDS encoding gluconate 2-dehydrogenase subunit 3 family protein, whose translation MLLQKPTTRRKFLLGSLLALPLSDLVFKGLTAAQAAEMAAPELADYKPIFFSADEWQFILAATDRLIPAGGNGKAPGALETNVPIFIDQQLHSPEFGDEIYMQGPFDVHAPATMGYQIPFTPQQMYHTGIKLVNQWTQSSYQKAFHELTLEEKDAVLTKVNKNDGIDFAALGEPNLKASQFFSQLLADTKHGYLADPMYGGNKGMKAWIAIGFPGARASFTEWVKQHNVPYPLGPVSIMGERA comes from the coding sequence ATGCTTCTACAAAAACCGACCACCAGACGTAAATTTCTGCTTGGGTCGCTTTTGGCTTTGCCATTAAGTGACCTGGTATTTAAGGGATTAACTGCGGCCCAGGCTGCGGAAATGGCAGCACCGGAACTTGCCGACTATAAACCGATCTTTTTCAGCGCCGATGAGTGGCAATTTATCCTTGCCGCCACCGATCGCCTGATCCCCGCCGGGGGAAATGGCAAAGCACCTGGCGCGCTGGAAACGAACGTACCGATCTTTATCGACCAGCAGCTGCACAGCCCGGAGTTTGGCGATGAAATCTACATGCAGGGTCCGTTTGACGTGCATGCGCCCGCCACCATGGGTTACCAGATCCCGTTCACGCCGCAGCAGATGTACCACACCGGTATCAAACTGGTGAATCAGTGGACGCAGAGCAGCTATCAGAAAGCGTTCCACGAACTGACGCTGGAAGAGAAAGACGCGGTTCTCACCAAAGTTAACAAGAATGATGGTATCGACTTCGCTGCATTGGGCGAGCCGAACCTGAAAGCCTCCCAGTTCTTTAGCCAACTGCTTGCAGATACCAAACATGGCTACCTCGCTGATCCGATGTACGGCGGCAACAAGGGCATGAAAGCCTGGATTGCCATCGGCTTCCCTGGCGCACGCGCCAGCTTCACCGAGTGGGTTAAACAGCACAACGTACCGTACCCGCTTGGCCCGGTCAGCATTATGGGTGAGCGCGCGTAA
- a CDS encoding c-type cytochrome, giving the protein MKLKSLLIANAVLLGSLAVQAHAADDAQLIKKGEYLSRLGDCMACHSVAGKPDYAGGLAIESNLGTIYSTNITPDKEHGIGNYTEQQFSDAVRKGVLPDGSRLYPAMPYPDYAKISDEDMHALYAYFMQGVKPSAEQPPETKLSFPFSQRWGMRFWNWAFTSDKPFQPIGGASEEVNRGAYIVESLGHCGSCHTPRGFGMNEKALDSSDAQFLAGGSLNNWDVPSLRGLPRWSEQEIVDYLQTGRNDKAAVGGEMKSVIEHSSSHMTDADLKAIAAYLKFLGGNPPLQAYNVQAQQATEAKLTAGKNLSEGERLYLDNCGACHFVTGKGAPGVFPELDQATIVNAKDPTGLIHTILAGAQQPSTEKTASTLLMPGFANRLSDDEVAQLATFIRQGWSNNAPAVTKDQVTEVRKTLKHE; this is encoded by the coding sequence ATGAAATTAAAATCATTGTTAATTGCTAATGCCGTACTGCTGGGAAGTCTTGCAGTACAGGCGCACGCGGCAGATGATGCTCAACTGATCAAGAAGGGGGAATACCTGTCGCGCCTTGGCGACTGTATGGCCTGCCACTCGGTTGCGGGTAAGCCGGACTATGCCGGTGGCCTGGCGATTGAGTCGAATCTTGGCACCATTTACTCCACCAATATCACGCCGGATAAAGAGCACGGTATCGGTAACTATACCGAGCAGCAGTTCTCCGACGCGGTGCGTAAAGGCGTGCTGCCGGATGGCTCGCGTCTCTACCCGGCGATGCCGTACCCGGATTACGCCAAAATCAGCGATGAAGATATGCACGCGTTGTATGCCTACTTTATGCAGGGCGTGAAACCGAGTGCTGAGCAACCGCCGGAAACCAAACTGAGCTTCCCGTTCAGCCAGCGCTGGGGCATGCGTTTCTGGAACTGGGCGTTCACCTCTGATAAGCCGTTCCAGCCGATTGGTGGCGCTTCGGAAGAGGTGAACCGTGGTGCGTACATCGTTGAGAGCCTCGGCCACTGCGGCAGCTGCCATACGCCGCGCGGCTTCGGTATGAACGAGAAAGCGCTCGACAGCAGCGATGCGCAGTTCCTGGCGGGCGGCAGCCTGAACAACTGGGATGTACCGTCCCTGCGTGGTCTGCCGCGCTGGAGTGAGCAGGAGATCGTTGATTACCTGCAAACTGGCCGTAACGATAAAGCGGCAGTGGGCGGTGAGATGAAGTCGGTGATTGAGCACAGCAGCTCGCACATGACCGATGCCGACCTGAAAGCCATCGCGGCCTACCTGAAGTTCCTGGGGGGCAACCCACCGTTGCAGGCATATAACGTGCAGGCTCAGCAGGCGACGGAAGCGAAGCTGACCGCAGGGAAAAATCTCTCGGAAGGCGAGCGTCTGTATCTCGACAACTGTGGTGCGTGCCACTTTGTCACCGGTAAAGGTGCGCCGGGAGTGTTCCCGGAACTGGATCAGGCCACTATCGTGAATGCCAAAGATCCAACCGGGCTGATCCACACCATTCTGGCCGGTGCGCAGCAGCCATCGACCGAGAAGACGGCCTCAACCTTGCTGATGCCTGGCTTTGCTAATCGTCTGAGCGATGATGAAGTGGCGCAACTGGCAACCTTTATCCGTCAGGGCTGGAGCAACAACGCACCGGCAGTCACCAAAGATCAGGTGACTGAAGTGCGTAAGACACTGAAGCACGAATAA
- a CDS encoding ABC transporter substrate-binding protein, translating into MRSFVLLLALMGSAFALQAATPKDTLVVAVPLDGIISFDPAESFETISNSVQRNLYQTLVEADRDTPQKLAPLLATSWQPGSNAHSLVFNLKQGAHFSSGNPVTAQDVVFSLTRAVQLNKAPSFILAEFGWTPDNIAGQFKVLNDHQLEIQWPAAIGQDLALRLLTAPVASIVDSKTVQQHASNNDLGNGWLHTHSAGSAAFVIQQYVPQQALVLNANAQAQPQPHLHRILLKGVADAGARRLLIQQGDVDVAYQLGPDQIAALKSDKNLRIDAFPSSLVYYLGFNTQNQAQPALGNPALWQAARWLVDYHAIADQLLKGQYRIHQSFLPQGFDGALENQPFHYDVAKAKQILQQGGIKPGSRFTLTVINQPPYIDVAQALQASFAKADLQIELQPVAESELWSKMRGRDFQSIFIYWGADYVDPNTNASAFAYNVPGGSKTLAWRVGWEIPDLSAKTRAAAGESDAAKRRQLYTELQQSLQQNSPFVITLQGAQQVAVRNNIDHVQQGIGVSLLYFDTVEKH; encoded by the coding sequence ATGCGATCATTCGTTTTGTTACTGGCGTTAATGGGTAGCGCCTTTGCCTTACAGGCGGCAACGCCCAAAGACACGCTGGTTGTGGCGGTACCGCTCGACGGCATTATCAGCTTCGACCCCGCCGAAAGCTTTGAAACCATCAGCAACAGCGTCCAGCGTAATCTGTATCAGACGCTGGTTGAGGCGGATCGCGATACCCCACAGAAACTCGCGCCACTGCTGGCCACCTCCTGGCAACCGGGCAGCAATGCGCACAGCCTGGTATTCAACCTGAAACAGGGAGCGCATTTCTCCAGCGGCAATCCGGTGACCGCCCAGGATGTGGTGTTCTCACTCACCCGCGCTGTGCAACTCAACAAAGCGCCCTCGTTTATCCTCGCGGAGTTTGGCTGGACGCCGGACAATATCGCCGGACAGTTTAAGGTGCTGAACGACCACCAGCTGGAAATTCAGTGGCCAGCGGCGATTGGTCAGGACCTGGCGCTGCGCCTGCTCACCGCGCCGGTGGCATCGATTGTCGACAGCAAAACGGTGCAGCAACATGCCAGCAATAACGACCTCGGTAACGGCTGGCTACATACCCACTCCGCGGGTAGCGCTGCCTTTGTGATTCAGCAATACGTGCCGCAGCAGGCACTGGTGCTGAACGCTAACGCACAGGCCCAGCCGCAGCCCCATCTGCATCGTATCCTGCTGAAAGGCGTGGCTGATGCCGGTGCGCGTCGTCTGCTGATTCAGCAGGGGGATGTCGATGTCGCCTACCAGCTCGGCCCCGATCAGATTGCCGCCCTGAAAAGTGATAAAAATCTGCGTATCGATGCCTTCCCCTCCAGCCTGGTGTACTACCTCGGTTTCAACACGCAAAACCAGGCACAACCTGCGCTGGGCAACCCGGCCCTGTGGCAGGCGGCACGCTGGTTGGTGGATTATCACGCCATTGCCGATCAACTGCTGAAAGGCCAATACCGTATTCATCAGAGTTTCCTGCCGCAGGGTTTCGACGGCGCGCTGGAAAATCAGCCCTTCCATTACGATGTGGCGAAAGCAAAGCAGATCCTGCAACAGGGGGGGATTAAGCCGGGTAGTCGCTTCACCCTGACGGTGATCAACCAGCCGCCTTACATTGATGTGGCCCAGGCGCTACAGGCCAGCTTCGCCAAAGCGGATCTGCAAATTGAGCTGCAACCGGTGGCGGAATCGGAGCTGTGGAGCAAAATGCGTGGGCGTGATTTCCAGTCGATCTTTATCTACTGGGGGGCGGATTATGTCGATCCCAATACCAACGCCAGCGCCTTTGCTTATAACGTCCCTGGCGGATCGAAAACCCTGGCCTGGCGCGTTGGCTGGGAAATCCCGGACTTAAGCGCCAAAACCCGTGCTGCGGCCGGAGAAAGCGATGCCGCCAAACGCCGTCAGCTTTACACCGAATTGCAGCAGTCATTGCAGCAAAACTCACCGTTTGTCATCACCTTGCAAGGGGCACAGCAGGTGGCGGTGCGCAACAATATCGACCATGTGCAACAGGGGATCGGCGTCAGCCTGCTGTATTTCGATACGGTAGAAAAACACTAA
- a CDS encoding GMC family oxidoreductase yields the protein MAQITKKEVDVVVCGLGWAGSLMSIELALAGLEVRALERGGERDYPEFAYPKPADEYAYNVRNKVFATPKEVAVTVRYNMDQTALPTRKWGAFAPGTGVGGAGMHWTAVLIRPTPTDIKLKTYADQAYKPGVLQEDMRVMDFPFTWDEIEPYYIKFEKICGQSGNTGNLRGQILEGGDPFEGPRSEPYPLPALEDTLNNVMFKEAATKLGYHPFPNPSACVSRAWKNPYGNTIAPCNYCGYCSKYPCLNYSKASPQTAVMDALKRMPNFSYEVHAEVVKVVLHDDKKTAKGVIYYDVDGNEVFQPAKIVVLSSFQLYNVRLMLLSGIGKPYNPITEEGVVGRNYAFLSNGGATLFFKDKNFNSFATAGATGQMFNDISPGNFDGPGLGFLGGAKIHSSQATGTPIATSLPKGTPSWGMGYKEGLEQWYNHSMKISITTTCQSYRDIYLDLDPHYTDHRGNPLLRMTFNWKENELKLQQHLKGIVGNIAKELNPDSMSMSFLPMGADFDLTKYVSTHNVGGAVMGDNPRTSALNKYLQSWDVHNVFVPGGNAFPQNFQANPTDTIGAITLMAAQAIKEQYLKNPGPLVQA from the coding sequence ATGGCACAGATTACTAAAAAAGAAGTCGACGTCGTTGTCTGCGGCCTCGGCTGGGCAGGCTCGTTAATGAGCATTGAACTGGCGCTGGCCGGTCTGGAAGTTCGCGCGCTGGAGCGCGGCGGTGAGCGCGATTACCCCGAATTCGCCTACCCGAAACCGGCCGATGAATACGCCTATAACGTACGTAACAAGGTATTTGCCACACCAAAAGAAGTGGCGGTCACCGTGCGTTACAACATGGACCAAACGGCGCTGCCGACCCGTAAATGGGGCGCGTTTGCACCGGGTACTGGCGTAGGTGGTGCGGGTATGCACTGGACGGCGGTATTGATTCGTCCGACCCCAACCGACATCAAACTGAAGACCTACGCCGATCAGGCCTACAAGCCGGGTGTTTTGCAGGAAGATATGCGCGTGATGGACTTCCCGTTCACCTGGGATGAGATCGAGCCTTATTACATCAAATTTGAGAAAATCTGCGGCCAGTCCGGTAACACCGGTAACCTGCGCGGCCAGATCCTCGAAGGCGGTGACCCGTTTGAAGGCCCACGCTCTGAGCCTTATCCGCTGCCAGCGCTGGAAGATACGCTGAACAACGTGATGTTCAAAGAAGCCGCCACCAAACTGGGCTACCATCCGTTCCCGAACCCGTCTGCTTGCGTGTCACGCGCGTGGAAAAACCCGTATGGCAATACCATCGCGCCATGTAACTACTGCGGTTACTGCTCGAAATATCCGTGCCTGAACTACTCCAAAGCCTCACCGCAAACCGCCGTGATGGATGCGCTGAAGCGTATGCCGAACTTCTCTTACGAAGTGCACGCCGAAGTGGTGAAAGTGGTGCTGCATGATGACAAGAAAACCGCGAAAGGCGTGATTTACTACGATGTCGATGGCAACGAAGTATTCCAGCCAGCGAAGATCGTGGTGCTCTCCAGCTTCCAGCTCTACAACGTGCGTCTGATGTTGTTGTCTGGTATCGGTAAACCGTACAACCCGATTACCGAAGAAGGTGTGGTAGGACGTAACTATGCGTTCCTGTCCAACGGCGGCGCGACCCTGTTCTTCAAAGACAAAAACTTCAATTCATTCGCGACCGCGGGTGCGACTGGTCAGATGTTTAACGACATCTCCCCAGGTAACTTCGATGGCCCTGGCCTCGGCTTCCTCGGTGGTGCCAAGATCCACAGTTCACAGGCGACCGGTACGCCAATCGCCACCTCGCTGCCGAAAGGTACGCCGAGCTGGGGGATGGGCTACAAGGAAGGTCTGGAGCAGTGGTACAACCATTCGATGAAGATCAGCATCACCACGACTTGTCAGTCGTACCGTGATATCTACCTCGATCTGGACCCGCATTACACCGACCACCGTGGCAATCCGCTGCTGCGTATGACCTTCAACTGGAAAGAGAACGAGTTGAAGCTCCAGCAGCATCTGAAAGGCATCGTGGGTAACATCGCCAAAGAACTGAATCCGGATAGCATGAGCATGAGCTTCCTGCCAATGGGCGCTGACTTTGACCTGACCAAATACGTTTCCACCCACAACGTGGGCGGTGCGGTGATGGGTGACAACCCGAGAACCTCCGCACTGAACAAGTACCTGCAAAGCTGGGACGTGCATAACGTGTTTGTACCGGGCGGAAACGCCTTCCCGCAGAACTTCCAGGCGAACCCGACCGATACCATCGGTGCGATCACCCTGATGGCGGCGCAGGCAATCAAAGAACAGTATCTGAAAAACCCCGGTCCACTGGTACAGGCATAA